A segment of the Planctomycetia bacterium genome:
CCGTGCGGATCGTATTCAAGTCTCGAATTTCGCCGACCAAGATCACGTCGGGATCTTGCCGCAACGACGCGACCAACGCATCATTGAAGCCGCCGGTGTCGAGCCCCACTTGGCGTTGATTCACCAGGCTCATCGCCGACGGATGCAGATATTCGATCGGATCTTCGATCGTTACGATGTGCGAACGGCGCGTTTTGTTGACCCGATCGATCAACGTAGCGAGGGTCGTGCTCTTACCGGCGCCGGTCGGGCCGGCGACGACGACCAACCCGTCGGGCAGCGAACAAAGATCGTACAACGTGTCGGGCAAACCGAGATCGGCCAACGTACGGAACTTATCTTCCAATCGCCGCAGCGCGATCGAAATAGCGCCTTGGCGACGAAAGACATTGAAGCGAAACCGCGTGCCGTCCGGCGCGGTTAAGGCCCCGTCGATGGAGCCGGTAATGTCGAGCGATTTGCGATCGAATGCGCGTGCGAGGATTTCGCCCATCGCTTGCGTCGCAGGCACCGACAGGATGCCGAAATCATCTTGCGTTTCTAAGATGCCGTGGATGCGCAAATAAGCCGGCAATCCGGGCGCAATGTGCAGATCGGAGGCGTCTTGAAGAACGCATTGCTCCATCAATTGCGCAAGTAAACGCTCGGCGCTCTCGAATTCGGCCGGCGTGATCGGGACCTGAGATTCCGACTTTAGATCCATAGCAACAACGTCCAACTACGCCACGCGGTTTCCGAGCTTGTTTCCGACATCGAGAGCGCCACCGGAATGACCGACGAACCGGAATCGCGGAGCGACTCCAGTGTTTCCAGTACATCGGCATAACGTCCGTAAAATCGAATCTTCCAAAGCCGCGTCGTGCCTGGCGACGTGTTGTCTTTGTTCAAGCGATTAAGGGCTTCCTGAAAGGAAGGAGGGAGATCTCCCGAGTTCGTCGCAGCCGATTCCTCGAAAGGATAGAGTCCTCGATCCCAAAGCATTTTCGAAATCTGGCGCAAGGCGTTCGTGCGGAGTTGGGGCTCCGTAATTTGCATCGCTCCCAGCGACTTCCAGCGCGCGTCCCATTCCGTTTTTTCTTTCTTAACGCCGTCCAACTTCTCTTGCGAGTTTTCCAGCTTCAGCTTTTCCGCCACGACATCCATCGGCGAGACCGCCGAAGGACGGAGCGCTTCCAGCGACTTGCTTGCCGCCTTCAATTCGGAATCGCGACTATACCCCAACACATAGCCGCCGATGACGAGCAATGCCGGAAGCAGCATGACGAGCATCTGTTCGCGTGGTGTTTTACCCATAGTAATCTACGCTTTGCGAAGCACGAGAAAGTGAAGTCGAAATAATCTCAAGGGGCCGGGACGCGAACGATCGTACTCGGCGGTGTCGGAATGGCGCTGGGGGAAGTACCGGTCGGAATCGGCTTCGGAACGTTTAAGTCTCGCAGTTGGATCTCGAACGTCCAAGGGCCGCCGTTTTCCTTCAGGTTGCGAGCCGATTGCTTAGCCGGATCGACGGCCCAACCGAGAGCACCGAAATCCGTAGTGATTTCCGCAGTCAGTTCGGCGATATGCTCCGGATGCATCGTCACTCCGGAGAGCGTAATCTCACGCCCGTTGGCGGAGATTTTCTGAAGCACCCAATCGTGCGTCGCATCGTCGGAAAGTCGGCGCATCATTTCAGCCAATCGCCGACGGTGCGAATGAAATACCTCTTCGGTCCGTTGAACGTCGTTGGCAAGCCTTTTCTGTTCCCCTTCGACTTTCGTCAACTCGGTCTCTAACGTCTTGATCTGGGCTTTGATTGCGTCCACCTCTTTGCCGGGCGCTTCGAGTCGAGTTTTTTCGGCAGCGACCTTCGCGATTTCCGAGGCGACCCAAAAGTTGTGTGCGTAACAGGCTCCGACGACGATCAGCCCCATCACGCCGGCAACCATGTTTCGCTGTCGCGCCGTCATGCGGCGTGCGGCCGGCACGATCATCGGCACGGCGATCGTCTTAGCGCGCACGGCTTGATGCCAGGCCGCGAGCCAACGCCGTAGCGTGTCGTCATCTTCCAACAGCGAGAACGACGTGGCGCCGAGATCCGAATCGGCGTTCGCCGGGACGCTCCCTTCCGGAATGACGACGGCTACTTGCGTCGCGCTGCTTTGCTGCTTCCAAGCAGTCGCGACTGCCGACCAATTCGCCGCGACGGCCCCGTCGTCGACATGGGCCTTCGTGACGTTCCCTTCTAAGCAGACCGTCCGCACCACGGCACCAGGCCAAAACTCGACCCGGCCGGGAATGCCGACCGCCGGCGCAAGACCGAATTGATACGGCACACCGCCCGGATGCGCAATACCTGCGAATCGGCCGCCGAGCTTGCGCACCGCTTCATCGAGTTGGTCTCGAACGGCACTGCTGACTTGCGTAAGCCAAAAATGTCGTTGGCCTGCAGTCTCTCCGAGCGGCAGAGAAGCGGCCGTCGCTTCGAACGCGCTGATGCCCGAGATCGGCTCCGCCTCGAAGTTCAGCATCTGCAGTAATTCTTCGGCACTCAAACCATACGTGTTTCCCGAAGCCAGCGCGATCGTATGCGTCCACACATCGCCGGATAAAACGAAGACGCGCCCCGGCTTGCGACGATCGAAACCGATCGCCGTTTCCACAAGCGCGACGGGATCGTCGAGATGCGGACGCTCGCGCACGACGAAGACCGCCGGCTCGGCAGCGCGTGCCGAGGCGTAATCGGCCCGAATGAGCCGATCGCGCGTCACGACGATGATCGTTATGGAATTTGAGAACAGCATTACTTACTACAGGCTCTATGGAAGATCAAATCGAGTGCTCATTGCAATCGCAAATCAACGACGTAGAGGGAGCCCGCCCGCACGATGATCGCGGCGCTGGCCTTTTTCTTAGTCGTCACCGTCGTAGGAGCACCACTATCGGGATCGGGATCACCCGGGCTAGTTCGTTCCAACGTCGCTTTCACGACGCGAGGCCCTAGCACGGGTTTGTTAAATGCGTAACGGTAGGTCGGTGCGTCGGGTGTCTGCGTGAACTCCGCCACACCATCGGCGTCGATAGGCGGAACGACATGATCCGGAGCGAACAACCTCACTTGGATCGTCAGCGTCTCGCCGGTACCGGTCGTCGGCGCGACCCATTGGCCGCCGACCAGTTCCAGGATACTCCCCGAAATCGATTCGCCGTAGAAAGAATCGGCCGAAGTCGTCAGAGGGAGCGAAAAGCCGAGATCCTTCGAATAGGTATCGGGGCCGCCGAGCGCGTAGTCCGACCCAAGGCTCGCCACGGTGAGGCCGTTCGAGGTGTCGAAGGCAAAGGGATTTCCCCAACCGTCGCGCAGCATCGTCGCTCCGGCGGGCAAACGCATGTAAGGACCTCGCCAGCCTCGGGCGACCGTCACATCGGAGTCGTCCCCGGCGAGCGCGCCGCTATGAAAGTCCGCGAGGCCGTCCATCTTCATAAACAATTCGTCGATGCTCATCGGCAGCCGGCCTACGTCGGCCACGAAGCTGGGCGCCGAGGCATTCACGTCGGTCGTATTGGTCGGACGGCCCACGATCGCGGCTCGCAGCTCATCCAACGTCTTCTGCGTGGCATCGACGCGCGATTGCTTGCTCAACGGCTCGAGCGACTGCACGGCGACCGTCGTCAGCACCGCCAGGATGCTCAAGACGATAATCATCTCCAGCATCGTGAACGCGCTACGGCGCAGCCGCATGCCGGCGGTCGAAAGTCGCGAATTCAAAGTATGACGCATCGGCATTATTTCCACGACTTCAAGGGCAGGGCGATGTCATCGCCGAGCGTCAGCACGCCGGTCGTAGTGTTGGACGTGATATCTAAAGTCTTATTAGGGCCGGCCGACACGACATAAGCCGTGTTCATCAGCACGCCGCCGTGCGGAGTAGTCTGAATCGAAATCACGATCGGGCTTCCCCACGAGTCGGGCACCATGTAGTCCCCCTCTTGGCCGAAAGTCGTCGTGAAACCGAAGTCCTTCCATTTACGCGTGTCGTTTTTGTCGGTGGGATAACGAGCATCTTCCGGATTGGGATACTTCAACGTCTTGCTCATCAAGTACGGGCCGTTCCAACCGAGGCGCGTCGAAGCGTCGTAGTCGCCGATCGCCGCATAGCGCACGGTTACTGCCGGCGTGGCGTCGTACTGTCGCGGATTGACGAACAGGAAATGCAGCTGCGGCAAATACTTGAGCTGCTCCGTCGTGGTGCCGAGCGTGCTTGCGCGAGTCGTGTCGGGATAAGTAGGCGGAGTTCCGGGAATGGCATGCAAACGGGGCAAGCCCTGAAACCCGAGCGAGTCGGCCATGTCGTGCATATACCGATCGGCAATGACGTCGCGCAGTTCTTGCACCGAAACTTTGGCGACGGCGCTGCGCGTCTCCTCTTGCGTGTTCGTCATGCCCGGCACGACCAAGGCGGTGAGAATCGCGAGGATCGAAACGACCATCACGAGTTCTAAGAGCGTGAGTCCTCGGCGCTGGGCGAACGCTCGCGAAGCACCCCGAACGGGAACGTGTGTTGAGAATGAGTATCGCATATGGTTAGTCTCGATTTTCAAGCGGAGAATTTCGTACGAGTCTTCAAGCCAGAGCAACAAGCCTACCGGACTATCGATCCGTAAAGGCGTTGTTGTAGTTTTCCATGTTCCTTCGCGCGGTCGTGCCGTCGGGCATGAAGCAGCCGACGTATCGCGCCGGAAACGAGGTCGTCGCCGCGTTGGAAGGAACCATATACACACAGCAGACGCGAGCGTAGTAGTTGTTCGGGTCGGCGCACTGCATCAATGGAATCTGCATCATCACCGCTCCCTGAATCGTCGTCCCGCTGCCGAGCCCGAACACGATGTATTCGTTGCTGAGATCGCCGTCGCTGAATCGATTGACCTTAAAATCGGTGTCGAGAACCGTCGCCGAGTCCGGGGCCCCGACCTTCTTCAAAACCGCGACTTTTCCGGACGCGACCAGCTTCCGAGGCGTAAGGTTGTTGGCGCTCGGCGACATCGAAGTCGTCGCAATCGCTTCGTCTGAATCTCGAACGTTGTAGATCCCGGCGCTGTTCAAGCTTTCCAACTGCAACGCGGTCAACGAAGTGGGGACGATCAACACCGGGTTAGCCGCCCCTAGTGAAGGATGCAGACCGGCGTAAATAGTCCCTCCCGAAGTGTTGAGCAACGAATCCCAACCGTCGGGATGAGCATTGAGCCGTATTGCAAAAGTTTCCACCGAGCGATTCACATCGTCTATCACCGTGGCATTGATCGCGGCATTTGTCTGAAAGCCGAGACCTTGAACCAACGGCACGACCAAGCCCGAAAGCGCAACGAGAATCGCGACGACGACGACCAGTTCGATCAACGTCAACGCACGACGTCGGGGCTTGCCCGAAACGCGCTCCGTCGGTTGAAGTTTCATAAAACACACGGGTCGTAAGTGAAACGCTGCGGCAAAGGACTGACACTTCTCGAAGGAAACACGGCTCGAAGGCGACCTAACACGAAATCATTTTCCCGCCGGCTCTATCCTCTCGCACATGCAACATAATTGCAAGTGCAAGAAGATTGTCGCCGGCATGATGATTCTCTCTATGCTGAGATCAATTGGCTCCGTTGTTGAATGCTCGTACGTTATCACTCAGGCAAGTCCCGTCCGGCGCAAACGAACCGACGTATTGGGCAGGGAAGTAAGTCGCGGTCGTCGCGATTCCCGGAATCCGGAACACGATCAACATTCGGGAGTAGTATTTCGTCGGGTTCGCAGCTTGCACGATCGGAGCATCTTGCAGCGCCTTGCCGCGCAGTTCGCCCGGCTGGCCGACCCCGAACACGACGAACGAATCCGTCTTGCCGTAGTTGAACGGATTGAGATTGAAAGCCCGATCCGGAAACGTCGAACCGTGCGCAGTCCAGGGGGGCGTCGTCGCCGTGTTCCCGTAACCACCGAGCGGAATGAACAGGCCGGCGACATTGCTCCCTGTCGTGATCGAACTATACGCGGTTCCGCTATCGCTCGGCATGCCGGTCGGGTTGCTCGACGCACCAACCGACTCGGTGTTGTAATGCGCGCTGACGATCCCCATGTCGTTCAGGCTCTTCGCTTGGATCGCGGAAAGCGTGAGCGGATACAAAATCGGGAGCATCGGATCGGCAGTTGCCGTAGCGCCGCCGGTCTGAATACTCGGATGGAACTTGCTGTAGAAAGTCGTACTGGCAGAGCCGGTGAGCAGCCCGTCGTTGGCGCTCGGGAACTTGCCGTTATTCCGGCTCTCGAAGGTGCTGACCGCGCGGTTCATATCGGAGATGATCGACGCATCGACGGCCGAATTGGCTTGGCCTGTCATGCCGGCCAACTTCGGCAACACGACCGCCGCCAAGACCGACAAGATCGCGAGTACGACGACCAATTCAATCAACGTCAAAGCGCGCCGCACGCCCCTTTGCGAAGCGAGGGGAGAGAAAAAACGAAAAGACATAAAATAGATCCTTGAATCGAATAAATTCACTAGATTAAGAAACGTCGGGCGCAATTTCGCGGCGGCTTCTTGCGAGCGCAGCGAAACTACGCATGCACGACCTTGCTCGGGCACGAAGCCTAAGCGCCGCTCGATTGCGGCCGACGTGCAGACGACATCTAAGTGAGGGAAGCGAGCGAGCCCGCTCCCTAAACGATTCTCGGAGGACGCCGCAGCGGCGTGGAAAAAGCCGACTCCCACAAGGGATCGGCAAGACGAACAAGCGGTTGCACGAGCGCGTGCATAGCAACGCAACGCAACGGCTCGGCGGCAGGAAGGCTGATCGGCGTGTTGAACCATTCGGCAGTCGCACCGCCGGAGCAGCGCTGAGCCGCGAGATAACCGATCCAACGAACTTCGCTCTTCGGTTGCGAAGCAGCCGTGGCTTCTTTCTTCTTGGTGTCCGACTTCTCGACGACGGTTTTCTTCGGCGAGCGCGACGACTTGCTGCAGCAACCGCTCGACGACGCATCGCCGGCAGCGATCGGTCCCGCTACGAACGCCACGTAACTCGGAGGAACGACTCCGTTGCGCTCGGCCCAAAGCCTCTTCTCGACGTCGGTCATGCAACAGCACGACTTCCAACATTGCTCGGCCGTTCGGCAACCGCAGCGATGCGACTGGCAGGGAAATGGAGCCGCCGGTGATTCGTTCGACGAAGAGGCATGCGAAACGTCGGGCAACGGAATTCCCGTGCAGAGCACGAGATAAGCCGCCAGCGCAATACCGCCCACGATCCGCCGGCCTAGCGGTGTGCGATGTTGCGATGATCCGATCCTGCGCATCACGGAATAACCTAACTCGTTCGCTGGGCTGACCTGCGACCGAGCGTTCCGAAAACGGCACACGCACCGAATCGCAAGTCGTCAGTTTACGCCCCGCAACAGGCACGGTAAAGCAGTTGCTTCCCAAGCCCTGTGAAACCGAACATCGGCAATCCCTCGAAATTGCGGGAAACGGGACGAACCGAGATGACAAAAACCGGGCCGGTTGCGCAAGCAACCGGCCCGGAAGTTCGTCCATACGCGTTCGTAGCTGCAAATCCGCCATTAATTACGTGGATCGCGAGATACTTGGTAGTAACCGACGATGTCTTTTTCGGTCGTTTCCAATTCGTCGTCTTCGAGGGCGACCGTGCAAACGAAACGAGCCCGTTCGCTACGCTCGACTTCGACCCCGCTGATTTTGAAGATCGCTCCGACGCGGCAGTAAGTATTGTCCGGCGTGAAGGACTTCTTCTGCGGCGTCGACATCGGAGCTTCTTGGATCGTTTGGCCGATCATCGATGAGCGCGAACCGACACCGAACACGACGTAGCGCGCCGTCGGATCGGCATCGCGCAACGTTTGTAAGAAGCGGGCCGGAACCTTCGTGGTCGTCGTCGTGGTCGTCGTCCCGCCGCTTCCATCAGGGGCCGTGGTGGTAACGGGGAGGTTGAGGATCGCGAATTTCGTCGTCGTGTTTCCGGATACGGTGACCTTGTTCGAGGCGATCGTCGAGCCGCTCGGATAAGGATTCATCGTGGGATGAAAGCCTGCCGAATAGTCGGCCGCCGTAGGTGCCGCGGTAGGCGCAGACAACAACGGTTGAACAAACGCGATTCCCACCCGGTTGAGCGCACCGGCTTCATCCGCAGTGAGGGTAGCCGCCTTAACGAAGCCGCCGAAGGGGCCGTCTGCCGCATCATCGGTCGGCAAATAAGTCGGAAACGCACCATCCGCGCCGACGAGCGAATCGAAGTTGTCGGGATAGCTGATGAACGAGGCTTGATACATCTGAATCGCTTTGGAAAGTTCACCGGTTTGCGTCGCGTCGGTGGCTTTGTGAGCCCTGCGAAGCAAATTCGGTAGGAGCGGCGCGAGGATTCCTGCAACCGCCGCCAACACCGCCAACACCACCACAAGCTCCATCAAGGTCAAACCAGCCCGTTTGATCCGTCGCGATATGTTGCTCCAAGTCGCGCCCTGGTTGCCGCCGATACGAGTCGTCATCGAATGCCTCTTCTACACGCCGTTGCGATACTCCGCCCGAAGCGACGTTCGCTCCGGGGCCCTGGGAATTCGCAGCGGAAGGCAAAAGATATGCCCTGCCGGTAGAGGGCCTGATTCAACCGGTTTTATTACGGATTTGTGATCTAAAGTGCGTTAAATCTTAGTGTTACCAAAAAACGACCGGCGATTTTTTCATCGCCGGCGATGAAAAATGAGTCGCGCGGCCGGCCGGGATTCCGATTCCCAGCCGACCCTCGCTCAATGAATGAAGAATGAGGGGTTCTTCACACTGGTTATTTCAATAGGTGGGGTAGCGGTTGAAGCTTGGAGCAGTAGGCGGCAATGACAGGTTAGACACCTTTCGTCACCATCTTTAATGAGACAGTGTTTCAACTCGCTTGCGATTGTAAACGAATCGCCGGCAAGGTCAAGCATTTTGATTGATAAATTGTTTTACGAAGAGGTTTCGAGGAATATCAATCAAAGCAAAAACGAGCAAGTGGCAGCCGTTCAACTGTTGACGAGGCCCTGAAAATGGATAAGGTAGCATCATTCGATAACAAGTCTCATTAAGACACCGCCGCACATGCTACTCGCTTTCATTGCCTCGATCCTGCTCGCCGAACCAGCGGCTGAATGGCCTGGGTTCAGGGGAGACGGAACGAGCTTAGCGAGCGTTCATGAGCTGCCGTTGAAGTGGGACGGCAACAACGGCGTCGCTTGGCAAACCGAGCTCACCGGCTACGGACAATCGAGCCCTGTCGTTTGGGGCGACCGGATCTTCGTCACCTCGATTTCGGGCGAATCCAAAGAGCGTTGCCTCGTCGCTTGTTACGGATTGAAAGACGGCAAACGCTTGTGGCAGAAAGATTCCGCCGCCTCGATTCAGGTGAAGGATAGCGACTACGTGAGCCGTGCGGCTCCGACCCCGATCGTCGATGCCGAACGTGTCTACGCCTTTTTCGAAAGCGGCGATCTCCTGGCGTTCGATCATGCGGGGACGGAGCTCTGGCATCGTAACCTTGCCGGCGAATACGGCGAATACAAAGGCAACCACGGCCTCGGCGGTTCCTTGGCTCAAACCAGCGATGCGCTCTTTGCCGTCGTCGATCACGATGGTCCTTCCTATCTCTTGGCGGTCGCTAAAAAGACCGGCGTCAATCGCTGGAAGGTCGAGCGACCATCGAATATCTCTTGGAGCTCGCCGATCGTCGCGCTGGCGAACACCGGCGATCCCAAGGACGCGGAAGTCATCGTGAGCTCGAAGGGAAGCGTCGAAGCCTATAGCTTCGTCGACGGCACGACGCGCTGGTCGCTCCTAGGGCTCAAAGGCAACACGACCGCTTCGCCGACCGTAACCGAGAAGCACATCATCGTCGGCTCGAGCGACGTCGGGCAAAGCGTCGCCGTGCGCAGAGGGGGCAAAGGGAACTTGGCCGATTCCGAGGTCGCCTGGCGCTTGCAAGACGCCGCGGCCTCGTTCAGTTCTCCGTTGGCGTATCAAGGTCGCGCCTACTTCGTCAATAAATCCGGGGTCGCCACCTGCGTCGAAGAGGCGACGGGAAAACCCCTGTGGACACATCGAATCGGCTCGTGCTGGGCATCCCCCATCGGAGCCGCCGGACGGATATACTTCTTCGGAAAAGAAGGGGTCACGACGGTCGTGGCCGCTGCTCCGGAGTTTGAATCGCTCGCTGAAAACGCCCTGACGATCGAAGGCCGGCTCTACGGAGCGGCAGCGGTCCCCGGCGCGTTTGTTTTGCGTACAGGTCGGAAGCTCATCTGCGTCGGTAAGCCCTAAGCGGAAAGCTGGATGGTTCGTTTGCGTTTCGCATCTTCATTTTTCCGTTTTGCTTTCAGGATTTTAAGCTTTATGAAATGCCGCTCGTTGAATATCGGTAGAGACTTCCTAAATCGCTCCCTGCTCTCGATGGCCTTCGCCGCAGGCTC
Coding sequences within it:
- a CDS encoding PilT/PilU family type 4a pilus ATPase, with translation MDLKSESQVPITPAEFESAERLLAQLMEQCVLQDASDLHIAPGLPAYLRIHGILETQDDFGILSVPATQAMGEILARAFDRKSLDITGSIDGALTAPDGTRFRFNVFRRQGAISIALRRLEDKFRTLADLGLPDTLYDLCSLPDGLVVVAGPTGAGKSTTLATLIDRVNKTRRSHIVTIEDPIEYLHPSAMSLVNQRQVGLDTGGFNDALVASLRQDPDVILVGEIRDLNTIRTAITAAETGHLVFTTVHAGDCVGTIERLVSVFPADEQNGIRRQLSLVLRAIVTQHLLVADGERGVLEPAADGTIRRRRIVVSEVLFATGAINNLIAQGKASQIYSAMESGGGAGMQTQDESLAKLWSTGWISEHTATNMSRNPAVVRDRIARMPVQRGNGPFRVQGAAK
- a CDS encoding prepilin-type N-terminal cleavage/methylation domain-containing protein codes for the protein MRHTLNSRLSTAGMRLRRSAFTMLEMIIVLSILAVLTTVAVQSLEPLSKQSRVDATQKTLDELRAAIVGRPTNTTDVNASAPSFVADVGRLPMSIDELFMKMDGLADFHSGALAGDDSDVTVARGWRGPYMRLPAGATMLRDGWGNPFAFDTSNGLTVASLGSDYALGGPDTYSKDLGFSLPLTTSADSFYGESISGSILELVGGQWVAPTTGTGETLTIQVRLFAPDHVVPPIDADGVAEFTQTPDAPTYRYAFNKPVLGPRVVKATLERTSPGDPDPDSGAPTTVTTKKKASAAIIVRAGSLYVVDLRLQ
- a CDS encoding type II secretion system GspH family protein, with the protein product MRYSFSTHVPVRGASRAFAQRRGLTLLELVMVVSILAILTALVVPGMTNTQEETRSAVAKVSVQELRDVIADRYMHDMADSLGFQGLPRLHAIPGTPPTYPDTTRASTLGTTTEQLKYLPQLHFLFVNPRQYDATPAVTVRYAAIGDYDASTRLGWNGPYLMSKTLKYPNPEDARYPTDKNDTRKWKDFGFTTTFGQEGDYMVPDSWGSPIVISIQTTPHGGVLMNTAYVVSAGPNKTLDITSNTTTGVLTLGDDIALPLKSWK
- a CDS encoding prepilin-type N-terminal cleavage/methylation domain-containing protein: MKLQPTERVSGKPRRRALTLIELVVVVAILVALSGLVVPLVQGLGFQTNAAINATVIDDVNRSVETFAIRLNAHPDGWDSLLNTSGGTIYAGLHPSLGAANPVLIVPTSLTALQLESLNSAGIYNVRDSDEAIATTSMSPSANNLTPRKLVASGKVAVLKKVGAPDSATVLDTDFKVNRFSDGDLSNEYIVFGLGSGTTIQGAVMMQIPLMQCADPNNYYARVCCVYMVPSNAATTSFPARYVGCFMPDGTTARRNMENYNNAFTDR
- a CDS encoding type II secretion system GspH family protein, translated to MSFRFFSPLASQRGVRRALTLIELVVVLAILSVLAAVVLPKLAGMTGQANSAVDASIISDMNRAVSTFESRNNGKFPSANDGLLTGSASTTFYSKFHPSIQTGGATATADPMLPILYPLTLSAIQAKSLNDMGIVSAHYNTESVGASSNPTGMPSDSGTAYSSITTGSNVAGLFIPLGGYGNTATTPPWTAHGSTFPDRAFNLNPFNYGKTDSFVVFGVGQPGELRGKALQDAPIVQAANPTKYYSRMLIVFRIPGIATTATYFPAQYVGSFAPDGTCLSDNVRAFNNGAN
- a CDS encoding prepilin-type N-terminal cleavage/methylation domain-containing protein, translated to MTTRIGGNQGATWSNISRRIKRAGLTLMELVVVLAVLAAVAGILAPLLPNLLRRAHKATDATQTGELSKAIQMYQASFISYPDNFDSLVGADGAFPTYLPTDDAADGPFGGFVKAATLTADEAGALNRVGIAFVQPLLSAPTAAPTAADYSAGFHPTMNPYPSGSTIASNKVTVSGNTTTKFAILNLPVTTTAPDGSGGTTTTTTTTKVPARFLQTLRDADPTARYVVFGVGSRSSMIGQTIQEAPMSTPQKKSFTPDNTYCRVGAIFKISGVEVERSERARFVCTVALEDDELETTEKDIVGYYQVSRDPRN
- a CDS encoding PQQ-binding-like beta-propeller repeat protein is translated as MLLAFIASILLAEPAAEWPGFRGDGTSLASVHELPLKWDGNNGVAWQTELTGYGQSSPVVWGDRIFVTSISGESKERCLVACYGLKDGKRLWQKDSAASIQVKDSDYVSRAAPTPIVDAERVYAFFESGDLLAFDHAGTELWHRNLAGEYGEYKGNHGLGGSLAQTSDALFAVVDHDGPSYLLAVAKKTGVNRWKVERPSNISWSSPIVALANTGDPKDAEVIVSSKGSVEAYSFVDGTTRWSLLGLKGNTTASPTVTEKHIIVGSSDVGQSVAVRRGGKGNLADSEVAWRLQDAAASFSSPLAYQGRAYFVNKSGVATCVEEATGKPLWTHRIGSCWASPIGAAGRIYFFGKEGVTTVVAAAPEFESLAENALTIEGRLYGAAAVPGAFVLRTGRKLICVGKP